ATGAGGATTTTACTAGCTCCAGAAATATCTTCTCCATTATTAATTCCAATCTTAGTTCCTCAATGTCTATAGAAGCAGATGTTCATAAACCCAAATCTGGGGACAAAAACACAGTAGACAAAGAAAACCCTTTGCTTTATTTGTTTCATCCAATGAAAAACAAAGACGACAACTCACTGGGTAACAAAGAACATGTGCATGCGGTAAGCATCGCTCTGGAAAATGTCAGCGACTCTACATTCGATCCCAGAGTTCCATGTAAACCAGCCAAAGAATACGTAGAGAGTGAGGAGACTGGAGAGAGCTCTGATAGTGAGTTCATGGAAAGCTCTGAGCTCAGACAGGAACCTGGACAATTCAGCTTTGCACCATATGAAGGCTGTGAGAGAAGTCTTCAAAGTGAGAAAAATACTAGCAGTCAAAAGTCACCTGATTATCAAAACATTCAATTTGACGAGAAGAAATCTGACAGTTGTAATAAAAAGGGAATATTTTCTTTGACACCTCTTGATATACAACAGACATACAGTGATAAACAGGAGCCTATGATTTGTCAGGAAAACGATAGTTCTGAAGATGAATATGATGCCGAAGACATTTTATCTTTGGCTGCGTCAGAGTCGGAAAAATTGTCAACTTTGACCAAAAACGAACTCCAATTTTCGGGAACATTTCCATTAGAAAAATCTGACAAAGTGGCAGAGATTCAAGAATACCGCGGCATTCATGAGAGATTCGCATTACTTGGACGTCAAGTAAGTTGCGAGAGTAGCACGTCTCAAGAATCGTTCGCGCGATTTAATAGTTTAATAGAAGAAGTGACGGCGTTGGTGAATACATCAAGCAGTCGTATCATTGGCGCAAGCAATAGAAAACCAAAAActagaaataaattattacaaGTGCAAAGATCTAAATATGACAAAGGCTACACCGAGCTGGTAAGCTCCACAGAGACTATACCAGATAGTTTACCCGGGGCTCTGTCTGGGGAATCATCAAAGAGTCAAGAAATTTCTAAGGCGGCATCCAAGCCTTTATTCACAGAAACAGAACATTTCGTATCTAAGCCTTCCAGTTTACCATTACTAAATCAGGCTGCATTAAGCAACAAATTTACAACGAACTCTTTGGATGATATAACAGCATTGAACAGTgcaaacaaacattcagaaGAGCTGCATTTAATTCCCAAAGTAAATGCCCATGAAAACTCTTTTCGACCTTTTGGTGTTCTCAAGAGATCCCGAGGGCAGCAGAACATTATTGAGGCTCTGGACTCAAAATATTTGTCTGCTATAgatcaaaatcaaaataaagaaatgccaCCCAACGTTCTCGGTGCAATGAAAGACACATCAGATCATCCACCTGTACTCCAGCGCAGAAGTAATCCTTCAAGTAACCAAGCGATACAAGATCATTTGGAAGAAAATGTGACTGACCCCCAGATTTACAGCAACATTTCGTTAATGCGACAGAAATCTGAAACAGTTGAAATAACTTCAAGTCGTACCAGTGTTGATAGCGACTTGACATCTGTCAGTAGCATGAACTCAGTACTGTATCACCCCAACCAGTCACATATCTTTAGTACTGAACTAGAATCTGATGAATCCAATTTCTGGATTTAAGAATAAATTGTGTATAAATACCGGTGGCTTGATTACAGATACATTGTGTATATACCCGTGGCTTGATTACAGATACATTGTGTATATACCCGTGGCTTGATTAcagataaattatatatatacccGTGGCTTGATTACAGATAAATTGTATATAGGCCCTATACCCGTGGCTTGATTAcagataaattatatatatacccGTGGCTTGATTACAGATAAATTGTGTATAGGCCCTATACCCGTGGCTTGATTACAGATAaattatatagcctatatacCCGTGGCTTGATTACAGATAAATTGTGTATATACCCGTGGCTTGATTACAGATAAATTGTGTATATACCCATGGCTTGATTACATATAAATTGTGTATATACCCGTGGCTTGATTAcagataaattatatatatacccGTGGCTTGATTACAGATAAATTGTGTATAGGCCCTATACCCGTGGCTTGATTACAGATAAATTGTGTATAGGCCCTATACCCGTGGCTTGATTAcagataaattatatatatacccGTGGCTTGATTACAGATAAATTGTGTATataccaggggtcggcaaccttttgagtcgaaagagccaaaaattacaatttacaaaattttaaagttttaaagagccacaaaatTTTTCTtgcaacaataaatagtactcgcacaattttttttaaagaaaacaaaagaatctttgtatttttaagtAGTGCTTATCacaacaaattaaataatatatatatatatatatatatatatatatatatatatatatatatatatatatatatatatatatatatatatatatgtatggcattattagataattattttttttatttcggtaacaACTAAAGCAGTTACACATTCTCTTAAACACTAAGTTGAActttaataacaaacaattgagcaaacaaatttAATGGGAGCGTTGGCTtcgcatggttttagaaagtttgaatacatttggctcataatttgttgtttttagtttcaaacacgactctagattttcaattgttagttggcttcttactttgcttttaaatatattcataaaaaaaaacaacgctttctcgcacgaatatgtcgatccgaagACAGTCAGCTCTCCAaatgtagcaatctggaagattaTTCCATGCGCCGAATCAACTTGCGGCATTCCTTAGAAAGCTGTCCACTATTGTTGCGTTACGTgcatttctggacctccaactcTTGCAATttgcttttcaactctgtaaattttccaccccataaaactttactttataaatcGACCAATTGCATTTttagagatccagtatcaatttcaAATGAATCAATGCGGATTgtgttactatttgtgttgagaggatttACTAGGATtgctagaatggttttgttggttttgaactgctcaaatctatcaagaaatttatctttgatttttttttaactgtgctCAAGTAATTCGTGTCAATAATAGCTTCTGATTTAATTgcgatactgctttagacattgaaaatgaagtaacttaCCGCTCTGAATACCTTGagcaaaaagaattaatttttcttcaaaacaaaccaattcttctaccaaaacatggGATGGGTTTCCCtctccttgcagttttagattcagctcatttaatttctctgttttatcaaccaaaaataaaatgtttgcaaGTATTTGTCGTTTTCTTATACAGTGAGATTAATGTCTttatcatttaggaatgtatgtatttccttcaagcacaaagcaaaacgtctCAACACATTACCTTTGGAAATCTATCGTACTTTATTGAAAAGAAGGAGCTCGGAATACTGAGTATCCATTTCTTTTAAGatttctttaaactgacgatggtagagtgcttttgataagatgctgttaacaatcttgatgACCAAATTCATTACCTCAACTTTTTTGGTTATGAACCGTTTTGGACACCAAGCGCTTCTTTGAGCATTATTCAGTGAAATGTAAGAATTTCatggtttattttgctccgaCGAATCGTTGTtgcccttttattttttcctgtcatacttctggctctatcagttgctatttaaatgattttatttaaatcgatcttattgttttcaatgtttttttgtaCGGCATTTACTATATCttctctagtttgtcacgagagaGGTAGCAATCAttgaagttcttcttttggaccttgggaagactTATAGCTAACAAAATGGGCAACTTGGGCCGTGTCTTTTTGTAGCATGGTAGGAcaaaagaaagttgaatatcttccacctataaatatgttacatttgaagacatttaaaatattctatcttgtactgttttagcaGATAATGgaaaatctttgattttttaaaagatttctggtttgtttttgaaatcacgaaaaAGTGTTATCTTCAGATGCACGTAGAAAGCAGTCTTTGACATTTTCaccatctgtaaatggtttgcctttttgtccAATTTCTAGTGGTGCCGCAAAGCTTGTCAGATTAGCATTaattgtagattgcttctaagtTTGAGAAGATAATCACTTCTAACGCATTTACTTAAAACTTACGTCAGAGTCAAAGCACGTGGTGAAGACGCCAATTCATCTTGCGTCGAAAGCGAATtgaaacctacatagaaacatccgacgaTGGCGTCATTCGAGAACTTATGACGGACTGACAATATtgacgacgcgtgtaatgggggaggggtgtggtgaaaagcgagtacaagtggctgagagatagaatcggtgcctaatcctcgttaaacgattcagaattatttaaaaaatgtttcgataaaataaataatatttgcatatggaactaaagagccgcagcttcacaccataagagccgcatgtggctcgcgagccgcaggttgccgaccccgggtaTATACCCGTGGCTTGATTACAGATAAATTGTGTATATACCCATGGCTTGATTACATATAAATTGTGTATATACCCGTGGCTTGATTACAGATAAATTGTGTATATACCCGTGGCTTGATTACAGATAAATTGTGTATATACCTGTGGCTTGATTACAGATAAATTGTATATATACTACTATATACCCGTGGCTTGATTACAGATATTTCAATTCAACATTTCCTGCATAGAGACAATGTATAAAATGATCCCATATATCGCCTAtatgtttgtgtatgtaaatatttgtaaatagaTGTAAAGTGCTATTTATTGGTATTGTTTCATGCTGATACACTGTCATATTATAGCGCACAGAATTCTGTAACTTAACGACATGTTCAAAAGTATCAAGTGATTATTAGCTGAGTTATGGAGCAATTTAGGCCTATGATTACACATTATTAGAAGAGCTAAATGTGTATGTCTATAGATTATTTGTAAGGCATGTCTGTTGAGACAAGGAGAAAGTGACTTGGGGACAGGGAGCAGagtaccttcacctatcccttagtcttttggaccgttgggacaccacacacgatctgtcgaccatttttctccattcctctctatctttcgcCACCGTGTGAATTCGTTGTGGTCATTATAGACATTTCACTTTCAAGTGCTCAAACCTTTGTATTCTATTTTCGGTATTGcccccgccaaaaaaaaaaacgcacagTCTACATataacgctttttttttaaagataaatatcACGAATTCtttacaatttttgtttctttctccctaagtccacttatttttaatatgccttacgtcatttccacttccttttagacgcggtctaaaaatgttttaaaaaattctaatatcattaataagatagatctagagactttttcattctttctttctttttttttttttggagagagagagagagagagagagagagagagagagagagagctagtaatggtactttgtaacactgtcagaaaaaaacaacatctaatTATAAAAGTATTGAAAAGACAAACCTGGATCTATTGTCAATTCGCTACATTCAAATGGGGTCAACTAAACGATTGCAATTAATAAAACCGAATTGATATTTCTGTtgatttagagaacaaaataccaagaGAAATGTACAAATGGCTATGGGAATGTGTATTAAATGAAgttgtatcatttagtttgaatcaatcatgaatttaattaatttttaatgactcCAAATTTAACCAAATACAATGCAACTCTGCTGCAGTACCATATAAATTTGTTTGGATTATCTGTGGACTTAACCTTTTTTGAGTGCAATCTGAGAGCACTATTAGAATTTGTCAATGTATGTATATTTCGTCATCTTATTCGTTACTTTCGATGGAACTTGTTTCGCgcaactttcatgtttatagcatgcgCTATGCACTTTGGTCGAAAGGATTgtaaaaaaatggggggggggggagagcatctgggagaaggtttcattgctgccttttcaaaagactacttataaaaaaaaaaggggggggggaattttgtgactgattttttgctttgattttgtttattttaggtgagattttaatattaaaccatcacttgccccagcacagccaatggGGGTTTTGAATTCAAAATCCCCTTTCAGGGGATTTTGcgattatatataaaacaaaaaaaaaaaatttcaaataattcaaacgaaaatccccaaattccaagagcatattgctataaaaaaaataactatacgcgcacgcgcacgcacacacaaataaggcggcgggggggggggggggagaaaaaaggCCACGCCAACCACtacctccccccaaaaaaaatcctGGATACGCCCATGATACGCGAGCAATGGGATGAGCATTGACAAAGCCTTGGAGAGGTATTTAgaattatcaaagaaaacaatctaacattgaaaccaaaaaaaaataaaattggcatcagtgaaatttcatttttggggtataagattaaaaatgagtacattaCATCATTGGAAGAAACAGTCTCAAAAATATTGGACATTAAGGTaccaaaaacaaagaaacaaattggAAGCCTTTTTGGGTCTatgcaacttttatagaaaagTTATCCCAAATTTTTCTGAAATAATTGaaatctgacaaaaaaaaaaaaaaaaaaaccaataatATAGTGAGAACAGAAGAATGTCAAGAAACACTggacataattaaaactttcttttctggGGCACCGATTTTGAAACTACCTGACAATACTAAGGTATTTATTTTGGCAACAGATGCATCAGCTATTGCAAAAGGAGGCTGTTTAATGCAAAAATGGAATGGTGTTCCACATCCTGTTTTATACGTGAGTAGAAAACTGACAGCCGCTGAGCTTTAATATGCCACTATCGAAAATGAAGGACTAGCCATTGTATGGTGCATAACAAAATTAGGGTTCTATCTAATGGGAGCTAACTTCAACTATGGACGGATCAGGACAATACCGGGGAAAGACAATGTGATAGCTGCCACATTATTACGATGTACCTACGAAGGAAAAGAAATAGAAGTAACTTAATATAAGTCAGGTAAGTAGCTGAGTCACGTCAGTGTTGTTACAGTTGGTTACTAAAAAGAATAATGTCAGTAAAATCATTTTGGTGTGAACATAATGAATAGCAGTGTAGTGAATAGACAtgtataacaagaaaaataaataagaacagATTGGACTATTATGTAAACGTACACGTATCTGTAAATCTAGTTAAGTTCGTGTAATTGAGGACTAAAGTGATTAACGAAGCCTTGTTACATGCGGGAGGTGTTGAGATATTTATATACGGTGTTCTGTTGAGGATTGCCCTAGGTAAGGCAATATATGtagtaggtcacagctggggctgcgtagccacggaaatactgtattcctaaTTAGGCCTactcttcggactcgaagacaagccttattattataatactagtctaccggcggcgtagcatacgccgctattttgcagggccggccttaggccactgcaacctttgcgaccgcagtgggccctgtACTTTCatgggacccgcgctaattcaaggtgtaggcctataaattattaaattaaaccattttataacttaaaacagatatcccgcgccctcctgtcgatttaccttCAATGAAGTGCAGTAGGGAATCGTTTCATCTCGTTTgtcgttagaaaggcttttatccaacaaccaggcctggacattgGGATTCTTCATCCCAAAACCCTGTCTGAGGACTCCCAGcggtagacggccatatcggttgactgggccagaccgggccgtgccgcgTACACAGCGCTCTGTAACCGCCACTATTCCGTGCTAGGGTCACCAATCCAGGCTCCTGGTTCTGATGacgaccccctttgtggaacggcgtggcggacttttggACTGCGGTGCAGGTTACTTGttcttgttccatccccaccccgagtgagataaaaaaaaaaaaaaagctcacccagggagacctgctagaaggcctggttcgctactcgtacttagcctgtctagttccactactagacATTTCCAcaggaggcgccacgctgaggcgacgggtaacTGGAAATACCtgaagctcctggaaatctccctaaattacaaaatatacgaaaaagtccttaaaatatacggaaatatatacacaaaaatggtcaatttggggtgtcattcaatatggaaaacccCAATCCAaagcgcgataaataaaaacggcattatgcattagccgtaattatggaatctggtgaaagaagcttctcgcgcctcaaactaatgaaaaattacttgaggtcaacaattctcaaatatagattgaaacatttggtaattattgttattgagcgtgatctatgtaggaaacagaattattatgagtACTTTagtacacgcaaggctcgtaaagtaattctgtacgtagtaaagaatgaataaaattcatagacgaatatattttctaatacaactCTTataaaatttcacttattatccgcttccttACCCAAACTTTGCctcgcgaaatccgtttcgcatagggccccacaatgcttaagtccgttctgctatttagtgacgggtgaacatacataatagattacttgttctgtttccatgacttcttggtcacaatggttaagtccggtgcctctatttagtgtttgtaaaatacttgtttgtaaaatgttttacatgtttcggatgttccttcagaattgaagatagtttacttcctagtccaaacctcccgcaggacgaaggggggtgggagcgggcagtggtttgataaatccaaacgacagtccagcgcgcaaaccgcacgaccaggcagccatccgtagtgacgggtgaatattacttgttctcccccccccccctttcttgtttttttcgtgggggtaactctatccgcagaaataaaagagtgatctttcctttacttcttcttcttatcgtccaaactcttgagccatgaagagaattatatatatagatatatgtatatattttataggtctgtgatctagatccaataaatgtatttttattggaTCGTACTGGCCGGAAAtgcgttatatatatattgcctaAAAATAGCGACATAAATAATAACCCAGTAACAATAACtctcatttttcttttgtaataaTAGAATagataatctagaatctatctataataatctatattaatattgtatttatagatctagattctagatctataactataatgataatctatatactatattataatttatgttatttattatggatagatctagtatagacaatagatctaaaatctagagttctagatgtctagatatagaataatctagattgatatttataaaagttattaaatatttttgagaatctgatatttttatattataatattattattactttttaaaactttttaattaactttaaattaaattaaattaatactaaaatttagtaaaatagaTTACTTAGAGTAGAGTTAGAGAATAGTGATCTTCTGTCTGGCTCTGGATTTATCACTTATTAGatgactagattactagatctacgtAACATTTGTaacattactagatctagtacaatactagactctagatgatagatctacatctagatctagatctcgttacgaatctagatgtagtattatatttttatggcTTATGggtatagtctagatctagagaatctAGTTAGTCAAGTTAGGCAGCGGCagggttaataattattaaatagacatttgaatattattattagatgaTTATATCtaatctaattagatctagaatctagttaaaTTAGTAAATTACTAGTACTGGCTGATCTAGGATGCCCAAAATCATTGAGAATTCAGAATGGGAATCTggatctctagactctagatctagattctactatCAAGAATCAAGTCTATTAGTTTAGTatactaaaaaaatactaatattagtattactagactagaatactattaactattattagaattaatttagaatactagactagattctagatctattattagtattatgtcTATGATATTGATATAgaatcatagatctagactctacaagGCCTAAGGccatatctatattatatatatatagatatagatctatattataatcatagacatagtcCAATCAGTccaatctagatatagagtttaaatcatctgatcatttaatttcattagatctagatatagttaaaatctcaaaattatattattttcaaGTAGAATAATATCATAAAATATACAGACATAAACATCAGAAAatttaagatttagatct
The DNA window shown above is from Biomphalaria glabrata chromosome 5, xgBioGlab47.1, whole genome shotgun sequence and carries:
- the LOC106065446 gene encoding uncharacterized protein LOC106065446, with amino-acid sequence MGLSKKLGVWSQKTFQGGSQEVVYKWSNQTYTLGEVIRKFKLPCVVQCDTDPCCVLWSDFRFDLCQPLLLFSTRSTQKVHAISVHEEPSKQILEELDPPLAIPLDFEGWFAARPKGVDKLKVHKTIEEVVNSTAIRFLVTSKCSAFTTIKSVGGSFQYKEREITPGESFRKVCVMRNEPVNDALAELIKDYGPCLACLDEKDDDILIPLANETLCYDLAEMYPEMGDQIFRISSLIDGGNSKLPRLLQLIYGDPPVLNYSFTGMLRCYSIFTEETILAAILNPGKSMCLELTTDSVTKFRLALNESAIKKTIEYTNTFHLCDSFGPKFLTGIKVSFSLKPTLSDSQELTIASGDSDTQDTNDSDTNGSDTQDINADSEFDVEWRSVPGDMVLQSKHSSHKINNATISEQTNCEHLTESVPNPMNDKLYDGSMHPNNSQANRVNWNNKMTKSQLNRKSVEDEIVDKISSIEIHHTRDEDFTSSRNIFSIINSNLSSSMSIEADVHKPKSGDKNTVDKENPLLYLFHPMKNKDDNSLGNKEHVHAVSIALENVSDSTFDPRVPCKPAKEYVESEETGESSDSEFMESSELRQEPGQFSFAPYEGCERSLQSEKNTSSQKSPDYQNIQFDEKKSDSCNKKGIFSLTPLDIQQTYSDKQEPMICQENDSSEDEYDAEDILSLAASESEKLSTLTKNELQFSGTFPLEKSDKVAEIQEYRGIHERFALLGRQVSCESSTSQESFARFNSLIEEVTALVNTSSSRIIGASNRKPKTRNKLLQVQRSKYDKGYTELVSSTETIPDSLPGALSGESSKSQEISKAASKPLFTETEHFVSKPSSLPLLNQAALSNKFTTNSLDDITALNSANKHSEELHLIPKVNAHENSFRPFGVLKRSRGQQNIIEALDSKYLSAIDQNQNKEMPPNVLGAMKDTSDHPPVLQRRSNPSSNQAIQDHLEENVTDPQIYSNISLMRQKSETVEITSSRTSVDSDLTSVSSMNSVLYHPNQSHIFSTELESDESNFWI